The following coding sequences lie in one Spirosoma sp. KUDC1026 genomic window:
- a CDS encoding IS3 family transposase has translation MKQFENQVSRTLLCQWLSVPRSVFYYQPQSGRPGARPSQVTMKRDGSWVDNQLVVVSIRQLLDVEFNALGYEYITHELKKEYLINKKKVYRLMQEHNLLLGKVIRPMGKREFVKFRRIEATKPLEYLCWDIKYVWVEGERRNYYLLSVIDVYSRKILDWLFQGSIRQIDLINLFRRINRNHELKGVILRNDNGSQFIAHSVRNFLKSSEIKQEFTHVATPEENSYIEAFHSILEHDVIERNVFDSYYEAKEMLGRYFFHYNNHRLHRSIGFVTPQQKWEEAQVIYDTTFSENLSS, from the coding sequence ATGAAACAGTTTGAAAATCAAGTAAGTCGTACCCTGTTATGCCAGTGGCTTAGTGTACCTCGGAGCGTGTTTTACTACCAACCACAATCAGGTAGACCTGGAGCACGCCCCAGCCAGGTAACCATGAAACGGGATGGATCGTGGGTAGACAACCAACTGGTCGTGGTCAGTATTCGGCAACTGCTGGATGTTGAGTTCAATGCCCTTGGCTACGAATACATCACCCACGAGTTGAAAAAAGAATACTTAATCAATAAGAAAAAGGTGTATCGACTCATGCAAGAGCATAATTTACTTCTGGGCAAAGTGATCCGACCGATGGGCAAGCGGGAATTTGTTAAATTCAGACGAATCGAAGCGACCAAGCCCTTGGAATACCTGTGCTGGGATATCAAATACGTCTGGGTAGAAGGGGAACGGCGGAATTACTATCTGTTGAGCGTCATTGATGTGTATAGCCGCAAAATTCTGGATTGGCTATTCCAAGGCAGTATTCGTCAAATCGACTTAATCAATCTTTTTCGACGAATCAACCGGAATCATGAACTGAAGGGCGTCATTTTGCGCAATGATAATGGCAGTCAATTCATTGCTCACTCGGTACGTAACTTTTTGAAAAGCTCCGAAATCAAGCAGGAATTCACTCATGTGGCCACCCCTGAAGAGAACTCGTACATTGAAGCTTTTCACAGCATTCTAGAACATGATGTGATCGAGCGCAATGTATTTGACAGCTATTATGAGGCCAAAGAAATGTTAGGGCGTTATTTTTTCCATTACAACAATCACCGTCTTCATCGTTCGATTGGTTTTGTAACACCTCAGCAGAAATGGGAGGAAGCACAGGTAATTTACGACACAACCTTTTCAGAAAATTTGTCCAGCTAA
- a CDS encoding transposase: protein MSKLRRSFTPDDRYSIVQEAIRDGHAETCRKYNLSPSLLRKWKLKYLSKGKEGLKDSYARVDPQLRVLEEENERLKRIVAKQALELEIKSELLKKTPIHSRRS from the coding sequence ATGAGCAAATTAAGGCGGAGTTTTACTCCCGATGACCGCTATTCTATCGTCCAGGAAGCCATTCGTGACGGCCATGCCGAGACTTGTCGAAAATACAATCTATCTCCTTCGCTGCTGCGCAAGTGGAAATTGAAGTATTTGAGTAAAGGCAAAGAAGGCCTCAAAGATTCTTACGCACGCGTCGATCCCCAGCTTCGAGTGCTCGAAGAAGAAAATGAACGCCTGAAGCGGATTGTAGCAAAACAAGCTTTGGAACTGGAGATCAAAAGTGAGCTACTAAAAAAAACTCCTATTCACTCCAGGAGAAGCTAG
- a CDS encoding 2Fe-2S iron-sulfur cluster-binding protein, whose product MIQITVEDRQGSVRDVRLDGYVGQSLMETLKGEGYDMRATCGGLALCADCHCLILAGERDLEPAKDAELITLDTRPDAQDNSRLSCQIRVADQLDGINIRLMGYAD is encoded by the coding sequence ATGATTCAGATTACAGTCGAAGACAGACAGGGATCCGTTCGGGATGTACGGCTCGATGGCTACGTTGGTCAGAGTCTGATGGAAACCCTGAAAGGGGAGGGGTACGATATGCGGGCTACCTGTGGTGGTTTGGCCCTGTGCGCCGATTGCCATTGTCTGATCCTGGCAGGTGAACGCGACCTGGAACCGGCCAAAGATGCCGAGCTTATAACGTTGGATACCCGGCCGGATGCACAGGATAATAGTCGATTGTCCTGTCAGATACGCGTAGCAGACCAACTTGACGGAATAAATATCCGTTTAATGGGCTACGCAGATTGA
- a CDS encoding NAD(P)/FAD-dependent oxidoreductase gives MKTTRTEEFVTTDIAIIGAGPVGLFAVFEAGLLKMRCHLIDALPQVGGQLSEIYPQKPIYDIPGFPSITAQALIDGLMEQIEPFKPGFSLGERVDRLQQTSDKRFIIHTNEGTTIQAKVVVIAGGLGCFEPRKPEISGLDLFEGKGVNYMVKNPELYRGRKVVLSGGGDSALDWTLFLATIAERVTLVHRGETFRGHPDSAEKVFQLARQGTIDLLLQSQITSLGGNGHLQTVTVTDKQKNASVLEADYLIPLFGLTPKLGPIANWGLGIDNSALLVNVHDYSTNVDGIYAIGDINTYPGKLKLILCGFHEGALMAQSAFKHVYPDQKPSFKYTTVNGVNAF, from the coding sequence ATGAAAACGACACGAACGGAAGAATTTGTTACGACAGACATTGCCATTATTGGCGCTGGCCCCGTAGGACTTTTTGCTGTATTTGAAGCGGGCTTACTCAAGATGCGCTGCCATCTTATCGACGCGCTCCCTCAGGTAGGCGGACAGTTGTCGGAAATATATCCTCAAAAGCCAATTTATGACATTCCAGGATTCCCGTCCATAACGGCTCAGGCACTTATTGATGGCCTGATGGAACAAATAGAACCGTTTAAGCCTGGCTTTTCACTAGGCGAACGGGTTGATAGACTGCAGCAGACTTCTGACAAGCGCTTTATTATTCATACGAACGAGGGGACAACCATTCAGGCCAAGGTGGTGGTCATTGCGGGCGGGCTGGGTTGTTTCGAGCCTCGTAAACCAGAAATATCAGGCCTCGACCTGTTCGAAGGGAAAGGGGTCAATTACATGGTTAAAAATCCTGAACTCTACCGGGGCCGGAAGGTAGTTCTTTCGGGAGGAGGAGATTCGGCGCTCGACTGGACGCTTTTCCTGGCCACTATTGCCGAACGGGTTACGCTGGTACACCGGGGCGAAACCTTTCGTGGTCATCCTGACTCCGCAGAAAAGGTCTTTCAACTGGCCCGGCAGGGAACGATCGATCTGTTGTTACAGAGCCAGATTACTTCACTTGGCGGAAACGGTCATCTGCAGACGGTAACTGTAACCGATAAGCAGAAAAATGCGTCGGTACTGGAGGCCGATTATCTGATACCCCTTTTTGGCCTGACGCCCAAGTTAGGTCCTATCGCCAACTGGGGGCTGGGCATCGATAACTCCGCCCTGCTGGTCAACGTCCACGACTACTCTACCAACGTTGACGGAATCTATGCCATTGGCGATATTAATACGTATCCGGGTAAGTTAAAACTTATCCTATGCGGCTTTCACGAAGGAGCACTGATGGCCCAGAGCGCGTTCAAACACGTCTATCCGGATCAGAAACCGAGTTTTAAATACACGACCGTCAACGGGGTAAACGCTTTTTGA
- a CDS encoding heavy metal-binding domain-containing protein, whose product MLITTTSTIEGKHIKQYVGLVNGEAIIGANLVKDFFANVRDIVGGRSSTYEQWLREAKSIAVKEMMDQATRLGANAIIGVDLDYQTVGGNGSMLMVSANGTAVVIE is encoded by the coding sequence ATGCTCATTACAACTACCTCAACTATCGAAGGAAAGCACATTAAACAGTACGTCGGTCTGGTCAACGGCGAAGCCATCATCGGGGCCAATCTGGTCAAAGATTTTTTCGCTAACGTTCGCGATATCGTTGGCGGCCGTTCAAGTACTTATGAGCAGTGGCTGCGGGAGGCAAAAAGCATTGCCGTCAAGGAAATGATGGATCAGGCGACCCGGCTCGGTGCCAACGCAATAATCGGTGTGGACCTTGATTACCAGACTGTCGGAGGAAATGGCTCGATGCTGATGGTGTCCGCCAACGGCACTGCCGTCGTAATTGAATAA
- a CDS encoding magnesium chelatase encodes MNYRSLKSSNLLKITTLGELKAAGYQSRSIKQELRDNLIEKIKAKEVVFPGIWGYEDTVIPDVERAILSMHHINLLGLRGQAKTRIARQMINLLDEYIPVVAGSELNDDPLAPLSRFAHDLITEKGDATPIEWLHRSDRYTEKLATPDVSVADLVGDVDPIKAATLKLPYSDERTIHYGLIPRSHRCIFVINELPDLQARIQVSLFNILQEGDIQIRGFKLRLPLDIQFVFTANPEDYTNRGSIVTPLKDRIDSQIVTHYPKSIEIGKKITQQEAIVKTEQKGMVKTNDLVADLIEQIALEARESEYVDAKSGVSARMTISAYENLLSSAERRALLNGEKETYVRIADLYGVVPAICGKVELVYEGEVEGPVIVAQNLIGKAIRNQFLQYFPNPEKAKKDKRGNPYKKVTDWFGDGNTMDILNDLTNRDYEARLKTIDGLDDLIDQFQARLSKSEKLFMMEFALHGLAEHSLVGKKAMDTGQSFKDLLGSMFNPDGGFGEEEEDEDEDDRY; translated from the coding sequence ATGAACTACCGCAGCCTGAAATCATCAAATTTATTGAAGATCACTACGCTTGGCGAACTGAAAGCCGCTGGCTACCAATCCCGCTCCATCAAGCAGGAACTACGTGATAATCTGATTGAAAAAATAAAAGCAAAAGAAGTGGTCTTCCCCGGTATCTGGGGGTACGAAGATACGGTTATTCCTGACGTAGAGCGGGCCATTCTGTCTATGCACCACATCAACCTGCTAGGGTTGCGCGGACAGGCAAAGACCCGGATCGCCCGGCAGATGATCAACCTGCTGGACGAATACATTCCGGTCGTGGCCGGGTCGGAACTGAACGACGATCCGCTGGCACCACTCTCGCGTTTTGCCCACGATCTGATCACTGAGAAGGGGGATGCAACGCCAATTGAATGGCTGCACCGCAGTGACCGTTACACCGAAAAACTGGCTACTCCCGATGTATCGGTAGCCGACCTGGTAGGGGATGTGGATCCCATCAAAGCCGCTACGCTGAAACTGCCGTATTCGGATGAGCGAACCATTCACTACGGTCTGATTCCCCGGTCGCATCGGTGTATTTTCGTGATAAACGAATTGCCCGATCTGCAGGCCCGTATTCAGGTATCACTGTTCAATATCCTGCAGGAAGGTGACATACAGATTCGTGGTTTCAAACTACGCCTGCCGCTCGATATTCAGTTCGTGTTCACCGCCAACCCGGAAGATTACACGAACCGGGGCAGCATCGTAACGCCGTTGAAAGACCGGATCGACTCGCAGATTGTAACTCACTACCCCAAATCCATCGAGATCGGGAAGAAAATCACTCAGCAGGAAGCCATTGTCAAAACAGAGCAGAAGGGCATGGTGAAAACCAATGACCTTGTCGCCGACTTGATCGAACAGATCGCCCTCGAAGCGCGGGAAAGCGAATACGTCGATGCCAAGAGCGGTGTATCGGCCCGGATGACGATTTCGGCCTACGAGAACCTGCTTTCATCGGCTGAGCGTCGCGCCCTGCTGAACGGCGAGAAGGAAACGTACGTACGTATCGCCGACCTGTACGGCGTCGTACCGGCCATCTGTGGTAAAGTCGAACTGGTCTACGAAGGAGAGGTTGAAGGACCAGTCATCGTGGCGCAGAACCTGATCGGGAAAGCCATCCGGAACCAGTTCCTGCAGTATTTCCCGAATCCGGAGAAAGCCAAGAAAGACAAGCGCGGTAACCCTTACAAAAAGGTGACTGACTGGTTTGGCGATGGCAACACGATGGATATCCTGAACGATCTGACAAACCGGGATTATGAAGCTCGCTTAAAAACGATCGACGGTCTCGACGACCTGATCGATCAGTTTCAGGCTCGCCTGAGCAAATCCGAAAAACTGTTCATGATGGAGTTTGCGCTGCATGGTCTGGCCGAACACTCGCTGGTGGGCAAGAAAGCCATGGATACGGGCCAGTCGTTCAAGGACTTACTTGGCTCCATGTTTAACCCCGACGGTGGGTTCGGAGAAGAGGAGGAGGACGAAGACGAGGATGATCGGTACTGA
- a CDS encoding IPT/TIG domain-containing protein — protein MRFILSFFTAVSLLAGLASCRVQNTPPELVSLTPARSYIGQQVTLSGYQFGREPVVMVGESTTAVSASVVSSDESTIQITVPHIRPQQHPVRVRTSEGTTDPLPLSVLQPPPVLTGVTPGNALAGTDIVLSGDYLSQFQRVRFENTIAVIKDSSSAQRIIVTVPATLARGPHTLVVETSGGQLTYPFIVAGTPTVTTISPKEIRPGGQLVIQGTNLLNGVVAINGLTTDRNQNVITDTQIKAVVPTNATTGQVTVTVFERLIATSTDTLKIVQQPALTSLSARDGIAGDKIVLNGLNLRDITRVNFGDTPATFRLLNDTQIEVTVPVLAGSATVAVSAVSAGGTATAADRFLYYEAPSNITFTPARQLRGQPITISGQDLYRITDVKVAGESVPITTRYEGTGLLVNVPVTTGVSGVITVTNRAGSAVSARPLVVVQQPLVTSIAPTKGKIGDRVTIKGNYLQDAQVYFTGSAAPAANDGKNEDTERWVLVPADAKTGPLRIVNATNVAVNTDDFTIVKSVTITDFTPKLASIGAQIVLTGQNLDTVKDVRFNNGTTPAKFVLEGTSLRITVPTGADIGPICLISEAGTTCSTANFVLFRN, from the coding sequence ATGCGATTCATTCTTTCTTTTTTTACTGCGGTTTCTCTGCTGGCTGGTTTAGCGAGCTGCCGGGTTCAAAATACCCCTCCGGAGCTGGTAAGTCTGACGCCGGCAAGATCCTATATTGGTCAGCAGGTTACCCTGAGCGGCTATCAGTTTGGGCGCGAGCCGGTGGTCATGGTTGGCGAATCAACGACGGCGGTTTCGGCCTCGGTGGTCAGCAGCGACGAATCGACAATCCAGATTACCGTTCCTCACATACGCCCCCAGCAGCACCCCGTTCGCGTCCGTACGAGCGAAGGCACCACCGATCCGCTGCCCCTGTCTGTCCTGCAACCTCCTCCGGTACTGACCGGTGTCACACCCGGCAATGCTCTCGCGGGTACCGACATTGTTCTGAGCGGTGACTACCTCAGTCAATTTCAACGGGTTCGTTTTGAGAATACCATTGCCGTTATCAAAGACAGTAGTTCAGCGCAGCGGATAATAGTTACGGTCCCGGCTACGCTGGCGAGGGGGCCACACACGCTGGTTGTTGAGACCTCAGGCGGTCAGCTTACCTATCCATTCATCGTTGCCGGTACGCCAACCGTCACCACTATCTCACCCAAAGAAATCAGGCCCGGCGGACAGCTTGTTATTCAGGGCACCAACCTCCTTAATGGTGTCGTCGCCATCAATGGACTAACGACCGACCGCAATCAGAACGTTATTACCGATACCCAAATCAAAGCCGTCGTACCGACTAATGCGACTACGGGCCAGGTGACGGTAACGGTTTTTGAGCGATTGATTGCTACCAGTACCGACACGCTCAAAATCGTTCAGCAGCCAGCCCTGACGAGTCTCAGTGCCCGCGACGGTATTGCCGGAGATAAGATTGTTCTGAACGGTCTGAACCTTCGTGATATTACCCGGGTGAACTTCGGCGATACACCCGCTACGTTCCGGCTGCTGAACGATACACAGATTGAAGTGACCGTTCCGGTATTGGCAGGCTCGGCGACCGTTGCAGTGTCGGCCGTCAGCGCTGGCGGTACAGCAACGGCCGCCGATCGATTCCTGTATTATGAAGCGCCCAGTAACATCACCTTTACTCCCGCCCGTCAGTTGCGGGGGCAGCCCATTACCATCTCAGGGCAGGATCTGTACCGGATTACCGACGTCAAAGTTGCCGGAGAGTCGGTTCCCATCACTACGCGCTACGAAGGAACGGGTCTGCTGGTTAACGTTCCCGTTACAACCGGGGTCAGTGGCGTCATTACGGTCACGAACCGTGCGGGCTCCGCGGTCTCGGCCCGACCGCTGGTTGTGGTGCAGCAGCCTCTCGTTACGTCCATTGCTCCGACAAAAGGGAAGATCGGCGATCGGGTTACGATCAAAGGAAATTACCTGCAGGACGCTCAGGTTTACTTTACCGGTTCAGCAGCACCGGCCGCTAACGATGGCAAGAACGAAGACACCGAACGCTGGGTGCTGGTACCAGCCGACGCCAAAACTGGCCCGCTCCGGATCGTGAACGCGACCAACGTAGCCGTTAATACGGACGATTTCACCATCGTTAAGAGCGTAACGATTACCGATTTCACGCCCAAGCTGGCGTCTATCGGCGCGCAGATCGTGCTGACCGGTCAGAACCTGGATACCGTGAAGGATGTCCGGTTTAACAATGGTACCACACCCGCCAAGTTTGTGCTCGAAGGCACATCATTACGTATTACGGTACCGACCGGCGCCGACATTGGACCTATTTGCCTGATCAGCGAGGCAGGCACGACCTGCTCAACGGCTAATTTCGTCCTGTTCCGGAACTAA
- a CDS encoding 2-hydroxyacid dehydrogenase encodes MSQTLLSILIADEMHPSLFAMLDEAGFSYDYQPKITRSELLGKLAAFDGLIIRSKTTIDSELLDKAPKLQFIGRAGAGLDLIDLDAVRERNIQVFHAGTGNRDAVGEQAVGMLLALLTNIVKADREVRNGIWDREGNRGYELGSLTVGLIGYGNNGQATARRLSGFGCQVLAYDKFRTDYSNQYAQEASLEQLMNQADVISLHIPLTDETRMMINDVFIGQMGKPFYLINVARGEITSLSALVRGLENGSVRGACLDVLENEKLGKLTPEQQASFEYLRQSDRVILTPHIAGWTHESYVRINEVLVRQLVEAGLA; translated from the coding sequence ATGTCCCAGACCCTGCTTTCCATTCTCATTGCCGACGAGATGCACCCGTCGTTATTCGCCATGCTCGACGAAGCTGGCTTCTCGTACGATTACCAACCCAAAATCACGCGGAGCGAGCTATTGGGCAAGCTGGCCGCTTTCGATGGATTGATCATTCGTAGTAAAACCACTATCGATAGCGAACTGTTAGACAAAGCGCCCAAACTGCAGTTCATTGGCCGGGCGGGGGCAGGGCTGGATCTGATTGATCTCGACGCGGTTCGGGAGCGGAACATCCAGGTTTTTCATGCTGGTACCGGTAACCGTGATGCCGTGGGCGAGCAGGCGGTTGGCATGTTGCTGGCGCTGCTGACCAATATCGTAAAAGCCGACCGAGAGGTACGTAATGGCATCTGGGATCGCGAAGGAAACCGGGGCTACGAACTGGGCAGCCTGACCGTTGGACTGATCGGTTACGGCAATAACGGACAGGCTACGGCGCGTCGGCTCAGCGGATTTGGTTGTCAGGTACTAGCCTACGATAAGTTCCGCACAGATTATAGTAATCAGTACGCCCAAGAAGCCTCTCTGGAACAACTCATGAACCAGGCCGACGTGATCAGTCTGCACATTCCCCTGACGGACGAAACGCGGATGATGATCAACGATGTGTTTATTGGACAGATGGGAAAACCATTCTACCTGATAAACGTAGCCCGGGGCGAAATTACGTCCTTGTCGGCGCTGGTGCGTGGCTTGGAAAACGGCAGCGTGCGCGGGGCCTGTCTGGACGTGCTGGAGAATGAAAAACTGGGCAAACTCACTCCCGAACAGCAGGCATCCTTTGAGTACCTGCGCCAGTCTGATCGCGTGATTCTGACTCCGCACATTGCTGGTTGGACCCACGAGAGCTACGTCCGGATCAACGAGGTGCTGGTGCGGCAACTGGTCGAAGCCGGACTGGCTTAG
- the pdxA gene encoding 4-hydroxythreonine-4-phosphate dehydrogenase PdxA, with product MEQRQPEDSGDQQPTSTPGVETSEQPATNQPVQQPQATEQTGSIHTNATDSTASQSGVVPPSVVTPNAETPTGDLHQLEQRDAAQRSDAQQNDATQRGDAQRDVSQRGDAQRNENRQRPRGDGSQRNDTQRGEGQRNEAPREQNPRNGQREQNQQPRNPEQRSNEPNQRSDAQRDAAQRGDAQRSNTPRSDAQRNFSQRNDAQRESSRAPNQTPRNQDNRQNESRQRDAAQRGDAQRSDAQRESNQNPNPQRQGENRQQRNEPRQPEAQRNETARGEGQRNESQRENTQRGDAQRGDAQRGDAQRGDAQRDAQSMPQQREQNRERDRRPQREGSIRENNFASSFDAENNGPAAESVGREDRLVIGISLGDYNGIGPEVILKALQYNRLQKICTPVIYGSMRVLNRYRNLLNLKDWNLNSAPTVGQISHKLTNVITCWPDQNQDINPGQVTPEAGQAAFVCLQRAVDDLKEGKIDALVTAPINKYNIQSEEFKFPGHTEYLAQEFGVADNLMFLVSNTLRVGVVTGHVPLGRVRQNVTKEKIAQKLTFMMWSLKQDFGIEKPKIAVLGLNPHAGEEGLLGNEEQEVIRPVINEWRNKGQLVFGPYPADGFFGTRSYLKFDAVLAMYHDQGLIPFKTIAFEEGVNFTAGMPAVRTSPDHGTAYDIAGKGIADETSMLQAIYTAVDVARQRKEYMELEANALKKQPAEKQ from the coding sequence ATGGAACAACGCCAACCAGAGGATTCAGGCGATCAGCAGCCTACTTCAACACCCGGCGTAGAAACGTCCGAGCAGCCGGCTACGAATCAACCCGTTCAGCAGCCGCAGGCTACCGAACAAACGGGCTCTATTCATACGAACGCCACAGATTCCACAGCTAGTCAGTCTGGCGTGGTGCCGCCCAGCGTAGTGACGCCCAACGCGGAAACACCCACCGGAGATCTACATCAATTGGAACAACGGGATGCCGCCCAGCGTAGTGACGCCCAGCAGAATGACGCAACCCAACGCGGTGACGCGCAACGGGATGTTAGCCAGCGTGGAGACGCACAACGTAACGAAAATCGTCAGCGCCCACGTGGTGATGGTTCCCAGCGTAATGACACACAACGTGGAGAAGGGCAACGGAACGAGGCCCCACGTGAGCAGAATCCACGTAACGGACAACGCGAGCAGAACCAGCAGCCACGGAATCCTGAACAACGGTCAAACGAACCAAATCAGCGCAGTGACGCCCAGCGGGATGCCGCCCAGCGTGGTGACGCCCAGCGTAGCAATACTCCCCGTAGTGACGCTCAACGTAATTTCAGCCAGCGTAACGACGCGCAGCGCGAAAGCAGCCGGGCTCCAAATCAGACGCCCCGTAATCAGGATAATCGTCAGAACGAATCCCGGCAGCGGGATGCCGCCCAGCGTGGTGACGCCCAGCGTAGTGACGCCCAACGCGAAAGTAACCAAAACCCGAATCCTCAACGGCAGGGCGAGAATCGTCAGCAACGTAACGAGCCACGTCAGCCAGAAGCCCAGCGCAACGAAACCGCGCGTGGAGAGGGACAACGTAATGAAAGTCAACGGGAAAACACTCAACGCGGTGACGCCCAGCGTGGTGACGCCCAGCGTGGTGACGCCCAGCGTGGTGACGCCCAGCGGGATGCTCAATCCATGCCGCAACAACGCGAGCAAAATCGTGAGCGGGATCGGCGTCCTCAGCGGGAAGGATCAATACGGGAAAACAACTTTGCGTCCTCATTCGACGCAGAGAATAACGGCCCGGCTGCAGAATCTGTAGGCCGCGAAGACCGTCTGGTAATTGGCATTTCACTGGGAGATTATAACGGCATTGGTCCTGAAGTAATCTTAAAAGCGCTGCAGTACAATCGGTTACAAAAAATATGCACTCCTGTCATCTACGGCTCTATGCGGGTGCTGAACCGGTACCGGAACCTGCTTAATCTCAAGGACTGGAACCTGAACAGTGCCCCAACGGTTGGCCAGATTAGCCATAAATTGACAAACGTCATTACCTGCTGGCCCGATCAAAATCAGGACATCAATCCGGGTCAGGTTACCCCCGAAGCCGGTCAGGCAGCTTTTGTCTGCCTGCAGCGGGCCGTCGACGATTTGAAAGAAGGTAAAATCGATGCGCTGGTTACCGCCCCAATCAACAAGTACAACATCCAGTCGGAAGAGTTCAAATTTCCGGGACATACTGAATACCTGGCCCAGGAGTTTGGCGTCGCCGACAACCTGATGTTCCTGGTCAGCAATACATTGCGCGTGGGCGTTGTTACCGGCCACGTACCTTTGGGTCGGGTCCGCCAGAACGTCACCAAGGAAAAGATTGCGCAGAAGCTCACGTTTATGATGTGGTCGCTGAAGCAGGATTTCGGCATCGAGAAACCCAAAATTGCGGTGCTGGGTCTCAACCCCCACGCGGGCGAAGAAGGACTGCTGGGCAACGAAGAACAGGAAGTGATTCGTCCAGTCATTAACGAATGGCGGAACAAAGGCCAGCTGGTGTTTGGTCCCTACCCCGCCGATGGTTTCTTCGGTACGCGCAGTTATCTGAAATTCGACGCCGTACTGGCCATGTACCACGACCAGGGATTGATTCCGTTCAAGACTATTGCTTTTGAGGAAGGGGTCAACTTTACGGCGGGTATGCCAGCCGTACGTACATCGCCCGATCACGGCACAGCCTACGACATTGCCGGCAAAGGTATTGCCGACGAAACATCCATGCTTCAGGCTATCTACACCGCCGTCGACGTCGCTCGTCAGCGGAAAGAGTACATGGAATTGGAAGCCAATGCGTTGAAAAAACAACCAGCCGAGAAACAATAA
- a CDS encoding YicC/YloC family endoribonuclease: MLKSMTGFGNATVEANGLSATAEVKTLNSKFLDIYCRIPRQFSDKEIELRALLTQQLERGKVELSINLTRTNAVRPGVSINRPLVSAYVSDIKETANGLLMNVSDSDVLKLALQQPNAYLTESPDPTADTDDWATVHNAVQEAIRRCDEFRRQDGAVLEGKFQEYIQTISDRLSAIEEQDVRRIPAVRERMLANVKELLDSETFDQNRFEQELVYYVEKFDISEEKVRLKNHLTYFLEVLATEEANGKKLNFISQEIGREINTIGSKANDAAIQRLVVQMKDELEKIKEQTMNVI; encoded by the coding sequence ATGCTCAAATCCATGACCGGCTTCGGTAACGCAACCGTTGAAGCCAATGGACTGTCGGCAACGGCAGAAGTGAAAACACTCAACTCCAAATTTCTGGATATCTACTGCCGTATTCCCCGGCAGTTTTCGGATAAAGAGATCGAACTGCGCGCGCTCCTGACGCAGCAGTTAGAGCGGGGTAAAGTTGAGTTATCAATCAATCTGACCCGCACGAATGCCGTTCGGCCGGGCGTTTCAATCAACCGCCCGCTGGTGTCGGCTTACGTGAGCGACATCAAAGAAACGGCCAACGGGCTGTTGATGAACGTCTCTGACAGCGACGTACTGAAACTGGCTCTGCAGCAACCCAATGCCTACCTGACCGAATCGCCCGACCCAACAGCCGATACCGACGACTGGGCTACGGTACACAACGCCGTTCAGGAAGCTATTCGCCGGTGTGACGAATTTCGGCGGCAGGATGGTGCGGTTCTGGAAGGTAAGTTTCAGGAATACATTCAAACCATCAGCGACAGACTGTCGGCCATTGAAGAGCAGGACGTCCGGCGAATTCCGGCCGTACGTGAGCGGATGCTGGCGAACGTAAAAGAGCTACTCGACAGCGAGACTTTCGATCAGAATCGCTTCGAGCAGGAGCTGGTGTACTACGTTGAGAAGTTCGACATTTCGGAGGAAAAAGTCCGGCTCAAAAACCACCTGACGTATTTCCTGGAAGTGCTGGCCACCGAAGAAGCCAATGGTAAAAAACTCAACTTCATCTCGCAGGAGATTGGTCGTGAGATCAACACCATCGGCTCCAAAGCCAACGATGCGGCTATTCAGCGGCTGGTTGTCCAGATGAAAGACGAGCTGGAGAAGATCAAGGAGCAAACCATGAACGTCATTTAG